The proteins below are encoded in one region of Roseofilum casamattae BLCC-M143:
- a CDS encoding CHAT domain-containing protein, with amino-acid sequence MKRIFGTLVALGVWMTPVMVMVGEQPSWGQSQQPSAEEIAAAIRKLIDQAIILQDQGKPQQALGIWQEVLGIVQHLDIKEVEAITWLGIGRNSHDLGKYKMAIEAHQMALSIVKELGDRIVEATTLNNLGAVYDSLSQPQQALGYYQQALPIFQELGNLEMIAMTLSNLGKVYDYIGQPQQALEYYQQSLSIRQEVRDREGKAVTLNNLGRVHHNIGTLQQAIEYYQQALPIFQEVGNRRGEGVTLNNLGGIYSSIGKPQQAIEYYQQALPIFQEVGNRSGEGATLNNLGGIYSSIGKPQQAIEYYQQALPIFQEVGNRSGEGTTLNNLGGIYSSIGELQRAIEYYQQALSILQEAGNLRMEATTLGNLGATYQSMGQLLQALEYLEQALPIFRAVQDQGGEATVLSNLGGVYNNIGQRQRAIDYLEQTLPIFRAVQDREGEATVLSNMGFIYRDTNQPKKAIKYWEKSLKITLNLRGSLKQEYRKSFIEINQGNAIALTSLLIEENRAKEAFTWINLVTTYELADYTRLLGAKVQNPEAQARIDEYNQRWQQIESLRKRLQLDFSDDQLSRQIATLETENIKLAAESARQFPEVADIFETTPANIEQLQATIPEGTVVLQPVSLANVTNVPNTLALFLLTRDSFQVVSTSLDVEEFDRLLDEYSRQLHEVDPLYKKNSSKLYDILIRPIETEISAYNPENLSIIATGKLRYLPFESLYDKTNQQFLIEKYPINYLTRLSKTPPNRQPSAKTNAILALGNPVPSEPHNLRGAEEEVKTIAQLFPNSQAYLRDEATLEQFQQQAPKFAFLHLATHGCFQPDGCKTYNMEANTILFANNTQWPVTDAALLGLEHTRLIALSACQTAREADLEGNLIAGLAYLFERAGAQAVMASLWSVSDKHTQTLMSNFYRHVAEGMSQGEALREAKLAQINTDSEDHPFYWSAFLLIGDPR; translated from the coding sequence ATGAAGCGAATTTTCGGAACACTAGTAGCGTTGGGAGTGTGGATGACTCCGGTAATGGTGATGGTGGGAGAGCAACCCAGTTGGGGGCAAAGTCAGCAACCTTCGGCGGAGGAAATTGCAGCAGCAATACGAAAATTAATAGACCAAGCTATTATATTGCAAGATCAAGGAAAACCACAACAAGCTCTAGGAATTTGGCAGGAAGTTTTAGGGATTGTGCAACATTTAGACATTAAGGAAGTAGAAGCTATTACATGGTTAGGTATTGGTCGTAACTCGCACGATCTTGGAAAATACAAAATGGCAATAGAGGCTCATCAAATGGCATTATCTATTGTTAAAGAGCTGGGAGATAGGATAGTGGAGGCAACGACTTTGAATAATTTAGGTGCAGTTTATGATAGTCTTAGTCAACCGCAACAAGCCTTAGGTTATTATCAGCAAGCTTTACCTATTTTTCAAGAATTAGGAAACCTAGAAATGATAGCCATGACATTGAGTAACTTGGGGAAAGTTTACGATTATATTGGTCAACCGCAACAAGCACTAGAGTATTATCAGCAATCCTTATCAATTCGACAAGAAGTACGAGATCGAGAAGGAAAAGCAGTAACTTTGAATAATTTGGGGAGAGTTCACCACAACATCGGCACACTGCAACAAGCTATAGAGTATTACCAGCAAGCTTTACCTATCTTCCAAGAAGTAGGAAATCGACGTGGAGAAGGGGTAACTCTTAATAATTTGGGAGGAATTTACAGCAGTATCGGTAAACCGCAACAAGCCATAGAGTATTACCAGCAAGCTTTACCTATCTTCCAAGAAGTAGGAAATCGAAGTGGAGAAGGGGCAACTCTTAATAATTTGGGAGGAATTTACAGCAGTATCGGTAAACCGCAACAAGCCATAGAGTATTACCAGCAAGCTTTACCTATCTTCCAAGAAGTAGGAAATCGAAGTGGAGAAGGGACAACTCTTAATAATTTGGGAGGAATTTACAGCAGTATCGGTGAACTGCAACGAGCTATAGAGTATTACCAGCAAGCTTTATCCATTCTCCAAGAAGCAGGAAACTTAAGGATGGAAGCGACTACGCTGGGTAATTTGGGGGCAACCTACCAAAGTATGGGTCAATTGCTACAAGCTCTTGAGTATCTCGAACAAGCTTTACCCATTTTCAGAGCTGTACAAGATCAAGGAGGAGAAGCAACGGTATTAAGTAACTTGGGAGGAGTTTACAACAACATCGGTCAACGCCAACGTGCAATAGACTATCTAGAGCAAACCTTACCGATTTTTCGTGCTGTGCAAGATCGAGAGGGAGAAGCAACTGTATTAAGTAATATGGGTTTTATTTACCGAGATACCAATCAACCCAAAAAAGCTATCAAATACTGGGAAAAATCTCTAAAAATAACCCTCAACCTTCGTGGTAGCCTGAAACAAGAATATCGGAAAAGTTTTATCGAAATCAACCAAGGTAATGCGATCGCCCTCACCTCCCTCCTCATCGAGGAAAACCGCGCCAAAGAAGCCTTTACCTGGATAAACCTCGTCACCACCTACGAACTTGCGGACTATACTCGCCTCCTCGGTGCGAAAGTGCAAAACCCAGAAGCGCAAGCACGTATCGACGAATATAACCAGCGCTGGCAACAAATTGAAAGCTTAAGAAAACGACTGCAACTGGATTTCTCGGATGACCAACTTTCCCGCCAAATTGCTACTCTAGAGACGGAAAATATTAAACTCGCCGCAGAAAGTGCCCGACAGTTTCCCGAAGTTGCGGATATTTTTGAAACGACTCCTGCCAACATCGAACAACTGCAAGCCACTATCCCAGAAGGAACTGTTGTTCTGCAACCGGTTTCTCTCGCCAATGTTACTAACGTTCCCAATACTCTGGCTCTGTTTCTGCTGACTCGCGACAGTTTCCAAGTCGTGTCAACATCCCTAGATGTAGAGGAATTTGACCGACTCCTGGATGAATACTCGCGACAATTGCATGAGGTAGACCCACTTTACAAGAAAAACAGCAGCAAGCTTTACGATATTCTCATCCGTCCTATCGAAACAGAAATTAGCGCCTACAACCCGGAAAACCTGAGCATTATTGCCACCGGAAAACTGCGCTATCTTCCCTTTGAAAGCCTCTACGACAAAACCAACCAACAATTCCTCATTGAAAAATATCCGATCAACTACCTGACTCGCCTCTCGAAAACGCCTCCGAACCGGCAACCCAGCGCCAAAACCAACGCTATTCTCGCCTTGGGTAACCCAGTCCCGAGCGAGCCGCACAACTTACGGGGAGCAGAAGAGGAAGTGAAAACGATCGCGCAACTATTCCCCAACAGTCAAGCCTATCTCCGCGATGAAGCAACCCTAGAGCAGTTCCAGCAACAAGCTCCGAAGTTTGCCTTTTTACATCTAGCAACTCACGGTTGTTTTCAACCGGATGGCTGTAAAACCTACAACATGGAAGCCAACACGATTCTGTTTGCCAATAACACCCAGTGGCCGGTGACCGATGCCGCCCTACTGGGGTTAGAGCACACCCGACTCATTGCCCTCAGCGCCTGCCAAACCGCCCGTGAAGCTGACTTAGAGGGAAATTTGATTGCTGGACTCGCTTACCTGTTTGAACGGGCGGGAGCGCAAGCCGTGATGGCGAGTTTATGGTCGGTGAGCGATAAACATACGCAGACTTTAATGAGCAATTTTTATCGCCATGTCGCGGAAGGGATGAGCCAAGGAGAAGCCCTGCGCGAGGCAAAGTTGGCGCAAATTAATACCGATTCTGAAGATCATCCCTTCTATTGGTCGGCGTTTCTGCTGATTGGCGACCCGCGTTAG